One window of Gemmatimonas sp. UBA7669 genomic DNA carries:
- a CDS encoding alpha/beta hydrolase family protein, with protein sequence MTSDVARVGARRLDAHSGGTALPLLALFPTGAAAIEQRFGPYTMTVAMDAPVAPSGEGLRPVALISHGNTGSPLTHRGTAMALAQAGFVVLLPEHVGNSRSEASLTGTVELLRVRPQQLCDAVAALHQDALLSPHVSRTRHVLIGHSIGAYTVLAAAGGQPVNTPYDSPDNPPAQLDVAKLDGVVGLVLLAPAAGWFMPPARLAGVTAPVLLFRGEEDRVTPSYHAEILRGGLAATQLQEIPVANAGHFSFQSPFPAQMAVPGFAPAIDPPGFDRVAFHAEMNEQIVRFALACCRG encoded by the coding sequence ATGACGTCTGACGTTGCGCGGGTTGGCGCCCGCAGGCTGGATGCGCATAGCGGAGGTACGGCGTTGCCACTGCTGGCACTCTTTCCGACTGGCGCCGCGGCAATCGAACAGCGATTTGGTCCGTACACCATGACGGTAGCGATGGATGCCCCCGTCGCGCCGAGTGGTGAGGGCTTGAGGCCGGTGGCGCTTATCAGTCATGGCAACACCGGCTCACCGCTCACGCATCGCGGCACAGCGATGGCGCTCGCGCAGGCCGGGTTTGTGGTGCTGCTGCCGGAGCACGTAGGCAACAGCCGCAGCGAAGCGTCGCTTACCGGTACTGTGGAGCTCTTGCGAGTCCGCCCGCAGCAGCTGTGCGATGCCGTGGCCGCTCTGCACCAGGACGCGTTGTTGTCGCCGCATGTGAGCCGTACGCGCCATGTCCTCATTGGCCACTCCATAGGCGCGTATACGGTGCTCGCTGCCGCAGGTGGGCAGCCGGTCAATACTCCGTATGACAGTCCCGACAACCCACCGGCCCAGCTTGATGTGGCAAAGCTGGATGGTGTGGTGGGCCTCGTGCTGCTGGCTCCCGCTGCGGGCTGGTTCATGCCACCGGCACGACTGGCCGGGGTAACTGCGCCGGTGCTGCTCTTTCGAGGCGAAGAAGACCGCGTGACGCCGTCATATCACGCGGAGATCCTGCGGGGCGGCCTTGCGGCGACGCAGCTCCAGGAGATCCCGGTGGCAAATGCCGGCCACTTCAGCTTTCAGTCGCCGTTCCCGGCGCAGATGGCCGTGCCTGGCTTCGCGCCGGCAATCGACCCGCCGGGCTTCGATCGCGTGGCGTTTCATGCAGAGATGAACGAGCAGATCGTGCGCTTCGCGTTGGCATGTTGTCGCGGCTGA
- a CDS encoding FAD-dependent oxidoreductase: MTSRRDMLRHLTLTSLAVSPLGAALRAAQAIPVRPIRAHEHRADLIIIGGGTGGCAAALAACTRGLRVVMTEESGWIGGQFTAQAVPPDENKWIESIGGTRTYRQLRTAVRDHYRANPRLLDRARQNPRLNPGNGWVSRVCAEPRVWLAAIEAQLAPYLASGQLQVLHHTRAVAADVDRDVVRSVRVRQADGSELLLEAPYVVDATELGELSALCGAELVMGAESRAMTGEPHALDEAQPDNQQSFTVVFAMEYRPGEQHVIDRPADYARWRRETVSVNGTAWPLLGFDEPANKRIGFDPDKRTGYWSYRRIIDHTLFAPGTYAGDVTLVNWWQNDYHHGPLVGVPQREATAHVQAAGALSLSLLYWLQTEAPRPDGGTGWPGLKLRPDIVGTDSGLAMTPYVRESRRLLTRRTVREQDVLRSLLPTGTETTAFADSVGIGHYAMDLHRTTRGDSGGYGDTVPFQIPLGALVPVRLRNLLPACKNFGVTHLTNGCYRLHPIEWNAGEAVGHLVAHAITSRRTPEAIHANATHTADYQRELQQAGIGLSWPTPLPAK, translated from the coding sequence ATGACTTCGCGCCGTGACATGCTTCGGCACTTGACGCTGACTTCTCTGGCCGTTTCGCCACTTGGCGCGGCACTGCGGGCAGCGCAGGCCATACCGGTCCGCCCAATTCGTGCACACGAGCATCGCGCCGATCTGATCATCATTGGTGGCGGCACGGGCGGTTGCGCGGCAGCGTTGGCTGCGTGCACCCGCGGACTCCGCGTCGTCATGACGGAGGAGTCCGGGTGGATTGGGGGCCAGTTCACGGCGCAGGCCGTGCCGCCCGATGAGAACAAGTGGATTGAATCCATCGGCGGGACGCGTACCTACCGGCAGCTGCGCACGGCGGTGCGCGATCACTACCGCGCCAATCCGCGTCTGCTGGACAGAGCCCGCCAGAACCCGCGACTCAACCCGGGCAACGGATGGGTGTCCCGCGTATGCGCCGAACCTCGCGTCTGGCTGGCAGCCATCGAGGCGCAGCTCGCGCCATACCTCGCATCGGGGCAGTTGCAGGTCCTGCATCACACACGTGCCGTGGCCGCAGACGTGGATCGCGATGTTGTGCGCTCTGTACGGGTGCGTCAGGCTGATGGGAGTGAACTGCTGCTCGAAGCACCGTACGTCGTGGACGCCACGGAACTTGGTGAACTCAGTGCGCTGTGTGGGGCCGAGCTGGTCATGGGCGCCGAGTCACGCGCGATGACCGGCGAACCGCATGCACTGGACGAAGCCCAGCCGGACAACCAGCAGAGCTTCACCGTGGTCTTTGCCATGGAGTACCGACCTGGCGAGCAGCACGTCATCGATCGGCCTGCTGACTATGCCCGCTGGCGCCGCGAGACCGTGAGCGTGAACGGCACCGCATGGCCCCTGCTTGGCTTTGACGAACCCGCCAACAAGCGCATTGGATTTGACCCGGACAAGCGAACCGGCTACTGGTCGTATCGACGCATCATCGATCATACCCTGTTTGCACCGGGCACCTACGCCGGTGATGTCACGCTCGTGAACTGGTGGCAGAACGACTACCACCACGGTCCACTGGTGGGCGTTCCACAACGCGAGGCCACCGCGCATGTGCAGGCGGCGGGTGCGTTGTCACTCAGCCTGTTGTACTGGCTGCAGACCGAAGCCCCACGCCCTGACGGGGGCACCGGATGGCCTGGGCTCAAGCTGCGCCCGGACATCGTGGGTACCGATAGCGGCTTGGCCATGACGCCATACGTTCGCGAGAGCCGGCGTTTGCTCACGCGGCGAACCGTGCGTGAGCAGGATGTGCTGCGTTCTCTGCTGCCGACAGGCACCGAGACCACGGCGTTCGCCGACAGCGTGGGCATCGGCCACTACGCCATGGACCTGCACCGCACCACGCGTGGTGACAGTGGCGGCTACGGCGATACCGTGCCGTTTCAGATTCCACTCGGTGCGCTCGTTCCCGTTCGACTGCGCAACCTGCTGCCGGCCTGCAAGAACTTTGGTGTCACGCACCTCACCAACGGTTGCTATCGCCTGCACCCCATCGAGTGGAACGCTGGTGAAGCCGTTGGTCATCTGGTGGCGCACGCGATCACCTCACGGCGCACGCCGGAGGCCATTCACGCCAACGCCACGCACACCGCCGACTATCAGCGGGAACTGCAGCAGGCAGGTATTGGCCTCAGTTGGCCCACGCCACTGCCCGCGAAGTAG
- a CDS encoding FAD-dependent oxidoreductase — protein MQVQGMQVVVAGAATAGAATALLLARAGATVHVVDRVSQVRPVGAGIALASNGQAVLERLQLKALLERATRVAGARIVDANGRTLLAPPPGVDVRIVTRAALQAALQEAMRNTPGLTLAFDATVEEATPDGRVTVRHGASGQREVMQADLVVGADGVHSRVREQGKFGASVRRSGIHYMRALSPAAPSAALEALTSAGLFGMLPLERGSYLYASCGTPELERAIKAADLDAFRMAWQRAFAPSAALLAPLQRFDELLVHEVIRVSCRQWHDGRLVLVGDAAHAMAPNLGQGGNSALVDAVVLAECLNAATDLRDALSQYTARRRPAVDKVADTSARLGQISEWTQPTMRWMRDRVLMPLASRGDSSRMLRDILQEDPAWLRGR, from the coding sequence ATGCAGGTGCAGGGCATGCAGGTAGTGGTGGCGGGTGCAGCGACAGCAGGCGCGGCGACGGCGCTCCTGCTGGCACGGGCCGGTGCTACCGTACACGTGGTAGACCGCGTTTCGCAGGTCCGGCCGGTTGGCGCCGGTATTGCGTTGGCCAGCAATGGCCAGGCGGTGCTCGAGCGCCTGCAGCTCAAGGCTCTCCTTGAGCGAGCGACACGGGTGGCGGGTGCGCGCATTGTGGATGCGAACGGGCGAACACTGCTGGCTCCACCACCTGGCGTCGATGTACGCATCGTCACCCGTGCCGCATTGCAGGCCGCACTGCAGGAGGCCATGCGGAATACGCCGGGCCTCACGCTGGCGTTCGATGCCACGGTTGAGGAGGCCACACCTGACGGTCGCGTGACCGTGCGTCACGGCGCAAGCGGACAACGCGAAGTCATGCAGGCAGATCTCGTAGTTGGCGCCGACGGTGTACACTCGCGAGTGCGGGAACAGGGCAAGTTCGGTGCGTCAGTGCGACGTTCCGGGATTCACTATATGAGAGCCCTCTCACCGGCCGCACCCTCAGCGGCGTTGGAGGCGTTGACGTCGGCCGGTCTCTTCGGCATGCTGCCGCTGGAGCGCGGCAGCTACCTCTATGCCAGTTGCGGGACGCCGGAGTTGGAGCGTGCGATCAAGGCGGCAGACCTCGATGCCTTTCGCATGGCGTGGCAGCGAGCCTTCGCGCCGAGCGCCGCGTTACTTGCTCCGTTGCAACGGTTTGACGAACTGCTGGTGCATGAGGTGATTCGCGTCTCGTGCCGCCAATGGCACGACGGACGGCTGGTGCTGGTTGGCGACGCGGCCCATGCCATGGCCCCCAATCTCGGACAGGGTGGCAATAGCGCGCTGGTGGATGCGGTGGTGCTGGCGGAGTGCCTGAACGCGGCAACCGACCTGCGCGACGCCCTGTCGCAGTACACGGCACGACGAAGGCCCGCGGTAGACAAAGTGGCTGACACCTCGGCGCGACTCGGGCAGATCAGCGAATGGACACAGCCCACGATGCGCTGGATGCGGGACCGCGTGCTCATGCCGCTGGCAAGTCGGGGCGATTCGTCCCGCATGCTGCGGGACATCCTGCAGGAAGATCCGGCCTGGCTGCGGGGGCGGTAG
- a CDS encoding amidohydrolase family protein — protein sequence MLPSLPLLVPLLGLAIASPTADPSSARTVQPAAVVFDGVHVVSMERDAIDRDRVVLVRDGRIEAIGSRNQVKVPAGATRIDARGKYLMPGLHDMHAHLAQGTGENMDAAQRQLTVYLAFGVTTVRALAAPPSGFEVKRRVNSGQLLGPQLFITGQSINGQSAATPEAVTALVKQMASLGADVIKTHGMWKSPEPYTALVEATQAAKLPLAGHVTPEFGIERAIEAGQQIEHLDGMIAATVPPGTAVPPGQFVFEEAVLAQVDSARVDALARRMAQRGIYHGPTLALFRIFAGTETAESLRARPDTMFTPRQALEQWTLQRRNQLQQPLPTSARERYLAVRDMMVRRLQAHGVPLLAGSDGSQFFMVPGFGLHRELEALVQAGLTPYQALLAATRTPATYLGRGAVTGTIAVGKQADLVLLDANPLENISNARRIQGTMLRGQWLDRAALDDMERRVTAAVRAL from the coding sequence ATGCTGCCGTCTCTGCCGCTCCTCGTCCCGCTGCTTGGCCTCGCCATTGCGTCGCCTACAGCCGATCCATCGTCAGCGCGCACCGTCCAACCTGCCGCGGTCGTCTTCGACGGCGTGCACGTGGTGAGCATGGAGCGCGACGCCATCGACCGCGACCGGGTGGTGCTGGTGCGCGACGGGCGCATCGAGGCCATCGGTTCCCGCAATCAGGTCAAGGTGCCCGCTGGTGCCACACGCATCGATGCCCGCGGCAAGTATCTCATGCCTGGCCTGCACGACATGCACGCGCATCTCGCGCAAGGCACGGGTGAGAACATGGACGCGGCGCAGCGTCAACTCACGGTGTACCTCGCTTTCGGCGTGACCACCGTGCGCGCACTCGCCGCGCCGCCCTCGGGCTTCGAGGTCAAGCGCCGTGTGAACAGTGGGCAGTTGCTCGGCCCGCAGCTCTTCATCACCGGACAGTCCATCAATGGCCAGTCAGCGGCCACCCCGGAGGCGGTCACGGCGCTCGTGAAGCAGATGGCGTCACTTGGCGCAGACGTCATCAAGACGCACGGCATGTGGAAGTCCCCCGAGCCCTACACGGCGCTGGTCGAAGCCACGCAGGCCGCCAAGCTGCCACTGGCGGGTCACGTCACGCCGGAGTTCGGCATCGAACGCGCCATCGAAGCGGGACAACAGATCGAGCATCTCGACGGCATGATTGCCGCGACAGTCCCGCCGGGCACGGCGGTGCCACCCGGTCAGTTCGTCTTCGAGGAAGCGGTGCTGGCCCAGGTGGACAGCGCGCGCGTTGATGCCCTGGCGCGTCGCATGGCACAGCGCGGCATTTACCACGGCCCTACCCTCGCACTCTTCCGCATCTTTGCCGGCACCGAAACAGCGGAGAGCCTCCGGGCGCGACCTGACACCATGTTCACGCCGCGGCAGGCACTCGAGCAGTGGACCCTGCAGCGCCGCAATCAGCTGCAGCAGCCGCTGCCCACATCAGCGCGCGAGCGCTATCTCGCCGTGCGCGACATGATGGTGCGACGCCTTCAGGCGCATGGCGTGCCGCTGCTGGCCGGCAGCGACGGATCGCAGTTCTTCATGGTGCCTGGCTTCGGTTTGCACCGCGAACTCGAAGCCCTCGTGCAGGCCGGTCTCACGCCCTATCAGGCGCTGTTGGCCGCCACCCGTACGCCGGCCACGTATCTGGGGCGCGGCGCGGTGACGGGCACCATCGCCGTGGGCAAGCAGGCTGACCTCGTGCTGCTCGACGCGAATCCACTCGAGAATATCAGCAACGCGCGCCGCATTCAGGGCACCATGCTGCGCGGTCAGTGGCTGGACCGCGCAGCACTCGACGACATGGAGCGCCGCGTGACGGCTGCGGTGCGCGCGCTGTAA
- a CDS encoding DUF4260 family protein, producing MIDPNASSAPAPVDTRWTVRHLRLEGLALLVAAAATYSWLPTWSNAAWGWAAFAAAFLLPDLAMLGYLKSARVGALAYNLAHTEWLPATVLGLGLWSHQASLVSAAIVWLAHIGFDRALRYGLKYPNAFGYTHLGRIGRPAGDAPTLAPRR from the coding sequence ATGATCGACCCGAACGCTTCCTCCGCCCCGGCACCCGTCGACACGCGCTGGACCGTCCGCCACCTGCGACTCGAAGGGCTCGCCTTGCTCGTGGCTGCCGCGGCCACCTACTCCTGGCTGCCCACCTGGTCAAACGCTGCCTGGGGCTGGGCCGCCTTCGCCGCCGCATTCCTGCTGCCCGACCTCGCCATGCTCGGCTATCTCAAGTCGGCACGCGTCGGCGCGCTCGCCTACAACCTCGCGCACACCGAGTGGCTGCCGGCCACCGTCCTTGGTCTGGGACTGTGGTCACATCAGGCATCCCTGGTCAGCGCCGCCATTGTCTGGCTGGCACATATCGGCTTTGACCGCGCCCTTAGGTACGGACTCAAATATCCGAACGCCTTTGGCTACACTCACCTGGGACGCATAGGACGTCCGGCGGGCGACGCACCGACGTTGGCGCCTCGCAGGTAG
- a CDS encoding amidohydrolase, which translates to MSSPKSPREPDDLPPFVAFASRHSAVIFFVLMLAVASFEGVALFAAKRRDARSAAAAPVQAADAVYRNARVWTGDSAQPAAEALVLRDGRLLFVGSSDSAARYVGPNTVVLDLEGRRVVPGFIDAHWHLSTTSSADLNGAGSVTEIASRLAAWAVGRSRDAWIVGRGWTATDFPDRQPHRRHLDALYADRPVLLTDRDGHQVVVNSAALRLANITRASKDPDGGRIVRDADGSPTGVLQESAASLVRRLVPPPTPADIARRIDELSRDAAALGITMVQEMSGRAPRGQVFDALREAAAADSLRLRWYVSVPFSPDVADSVLRRYVTLADSLRGPWLRFWVAKGMLDGTVDARTAAMLSPYVGTTDRGLPFMTDAALRRGVQRYDSAGLQVALHAIGDRAIRQALDAFEAVQRTKGVRDTRHRIEHVEVPDPQDVPRFRTLGVVASTQALFATPDVTTLQNYAPLLGPERAARSNHFKQFDDAGVVQAFGSDHPVFPMHVMRGIHVAVNRTTVEGTPRGGWYPDGRITLDAALRHFTRDAAYAAFLDAQVGTLRAGMLADFVVLDRDPFALPTDSLFTVQVERTVVGGRTSYLRGANVGASPAGRPMRPR; encoded by the coding sequence ATGTCTTCGCCAAAGTCGCCACGCGAACCAGACGACCTGCCCCCCTTCGTGGCGTTTGCGTCACGCCACAGCGCCGTCATCTTCTTCGTCCTGATGCTGGCTGTGGCCAGCTTCGAGGGTGTGGCACTGTTCGCAGCCAAGCGGCGGGATGCACGCAGTGCGGCTGCCGCGCCGGTTCAGGCCGCTGATGCCGTGTACCGCAACGCGCGGGTGTGGACAGGCGACAGCGCGCAGCCCGCAGCCGAGGCCCTGGTGCTGCGAGACGGGCGATTGCTGTTCGTCGGCTCGTCGGACAGCGCCGCGCGCTACGTCGGGCCCAACACCGTGGTGCTCGACCTCGAGGGTCGGCGTGTTGTGCCGGGTTTCATCGATGCGCATTGGCATCTGTCCACCACCAGCAGCGCGGACCTGAATGGCGCGGGCAGCGTGACGGAGATCGCGTCGCGCCTGGCAGCGTGGGCCGTTGGACGATCGCGCGATGCGTGGATTGTGGGACGCGGATGGACCGCCACGGACTTTCCGGATCGTCAACCGCATCGTCGTCATCTCGACGCCTTGTATGCGGATCGTCCGGTGCTGCTCACCGATCGCGATGGACACCAGGTCGTGGTGAACAGTGCAGCGCTCCGCCTGGCCAACATCACACGCGCGTCGAAGGACCCGGACGGCGGCCGCATTGTGCGAGACGCCGACGGTTCGCCAACGGGTGTGCTGCAGGAATCCGCCGCGTCGCTGGTACGCCGACTGGTGCCGCCGCCGACACCGGCCGATATCGCGCGCCGCATCGATGAACTGTCGCGTGACGCGGCGGCGTTGGGCATCACGATGGTGCAGGAGATGTCGGGCCGCGCGCCACGCGGTCAGGTGTTCGACGCGCTGCGCGAGGCCGCCGCGGCGGACTCGCTTCGCCTGCGCTGGTATGTCTCGGTGCCGTTCAGTCCTGATGTGGCCGATTCCGTGCTGCGGCGCTACGTGACCTTGGCCGATTCACTGCGTGGGCCCTGGCTGCGCTTCTGGGTGGCCAAGGGCATGCTGGACGGCACGGTGGATGCGCGCACGGCGGCCATGCTATCGCCCTATGTGGGGACAACGGATCGCGGTCTGCCCTTCATGACCGACGCGGCACTACGCCGCGGCGTGCAACGCTACGACTCGGCGGGTCTGCAGGTGGCGCTGCATGCCATTGGTGATCGTGCCATCCGTCAGGCGCTTGATGCCTTCGAGGCGGTGCAGCGCACCAAGGGTGTGCGCGACACGCGCCATCGCATTGAACACGTAGAGGTGCCGGACCCGCAGGATGTGCCGCGGTTCCGCACACTCGGTGTCGTGGCCAGCACGCAGGCGCTGTTTGCGACGCCCGATGTCACGACGCTGCAGAACTATGCGCCGCTGCTGGGTCCGGAGCGCGCGGCGCGTTCCAATCACTTCAAGCAGTTTGATGACGCGGGCGTGGTGCAAGCGTTTGGCAGCGATCATCCGGTGTTTCCCATGCACGTCATGCGCGGCATTCACGTGGCGGTTAACCGCACCACGGTGGAAGGCACGCCACGTGGTGGCTGGTATCCGGACGGTCGCATCACACTCGACGCCGCGTTGCGACACTTCACGCGGGACGCGGCCTACGCGGCGTTTCTCGACGCGCAGGTGGGCACGCTGCGCGCCGGGATGCTGGCGGATTTCGTGGTGCTCGATCGCGACCCGTTTGCCTTGCCGACGGATTCGCTGTTCACGGTGCAGGTGGAGCGCACGGTCGTGGGTGGGCGGACCAGCTACCTGCGAGGCGCCAACGTCGGTGCGTCGCCCGCCGGACGTCCTATGCGTCCCAGGTGA
- a CDS encoding AraC family transcriptional regulator yields MSPSRITHSRSSPMLVQAALRQIQRRQEESPLTLHALATSLEVSPFRLIRASRHVLGLSIMDVARRIRLRRAAMKLAFRHGEPIAAIALQSGYESHEAFTRAFKRTLGVSPRTFRNRPDWSAFHHALNIPAFHDAGVESRSRSAAQQRAHAWSGLVSVVRLPAQRTLALMHHPQDASGALEDTLQRFVSWRRQRGGLSPRTHATWNVLFAPLTPSSGPSMAIAVATSARLRADDRAAGIAPLMIGGGRHARLRLEGPDSQIGAAVTFLTHTWCPAHEVIPGQTPLLLRRVRLFPDVPEHLVVTDIHLPIEEKPQHDV; encoded by the coding sequence ATGTCACCCTCTCGCATCACACACAGCCGGAGCAGCCCAATGTTGGTTCAAGCGGCACTCCGGCAAATCCAACGGCGCCAGGAGGAGTCGCCGCTCACGCTCCATGCACTTGCCACTTCGCTCGAGGTCTCACCCTTCCGGTTGATTCGCGCATCGCGTCACGTGCTGGGCTTGAGCATCATGGACGTGGCGCGCCGCATCAGACTGCGCCGCGCGGCCATGAAGCTGGCGTTTCGTCATGGTGAACCCATCGCCGCCATTGCGCTGCAGAGCGGGTACGAGAGCCACGAGGCCTTCACACGAGCCTTCAAACGCACACTGGGTGTGTCTCCGCGCACGTTTCGGAATCGGCCGGATTGGAGCGCGTTTCATCATGCATTGAACATTCCGGCTTTTCATGATGCGGGCGTGGAGTCGCGCAGTCGCTCCGCTGCGCAACAGCGCGCACACGCGTGGTCCGGCCTGGTTTCAGTTGTTCGGCTTCCCGCGCAGCGAACATTGGCCCTGATGCATCATCCTCAAGATGCTTCGGGGGCGTTGGAGGACACGTTACAGCGCTTTGTCTCCTGGCGGCGGCAGCGCGGGGGACTTTCGCCACGAACGCACGCCACATGGAACGTGCTTTTTGCGCCACTCACGCCATCGAGCGGGCCATCCATGGCCATCGCGGTTGCCACGTCGGCGCGACTGCGCGCCGATGATCGGGCGGCCGGCATCGCGCCGCTCATGATTGGCGGCGGGCGTCACGCGCGTCTTCGTCTCGAAGGGCCGGACTCGCAGATCGGAGCTGCCGTCACCTTCCTCACGCACACCTGGTGTCCTGCGCATGAAGTCATTCCTGGCCAGACTCCGCTGCTGTTGCGGCGAGTTCGCCTCTTTCCCGACGTACCGGAGCATTTAGTGGTGACAGACATTCACCTCCCGATCGAGGAGAAACCGCAGCATGACGTCTGA
- a CDS encoding TetR-like C-terminal domain-containing protein, translating into MALVAERAASQLAGQARAAVAVAEHRALGADGAFKALATAYADFAAAEPGLYAALTTDTSGSTWSAQPGVERKALWNLVLQVVGRLTKNPDDTGAAVAAWSFLHGFASLRAAGMFGSSGPLDGFERGLAALIAGLGSAGES; encoded by the coding sequence ATGGCACTGGTTGCTGAGCGCGCGGCCTCTCAGCTTGCGGGGCAGGCCAGGGCCGCGGTGGCCGTCGCCGAGCATCGGGCACTCGGCGCCGATGGGGCCTTCAAGGCGCTGGCGACGGCCTATGCTGACTTCGCGGCCGCTGAACCGGGGTTGTATGCAGCTCTCACCACGGACACCAGTGGCTCGACCTGGTCTGCACAGCCCGGGGTTGAGCGCAAGGCATTGTGGAATCTGGTCTTGCAGGTGGTTGGTCGCCTCACGAAAAACCCCGACGATACCGGCGCGGCCGTGGCGGCCTGGAGCTTCCTCCACGGTTTTGCCTCACTGCGTGCGGCGGGCATGTTCGGCAGCAGCGGGCCCCTGGACGGGTTCGAGCGCGGTTTGGCGGCGCTTATTGCAGGCTTGGGGTCGGCTGGGGAAAGCTGA